A genomic window from Pseudonocardia broussonetiae includes:
- a CDS encoding GMC family oxidoreductase: MTPSDPGTADYVVVGGGTAGCVLARRLLERTDGTVLLLEAGGDPDGIGSVTTPHRWVENIGAAHDWGYTYAPTEHVAGRTLFLSRGKVLGGSGSTNALVWVRGHRADYDGWAAAGAQGWDHASVLPHFRDCEDWEDGASEQRGAGGPVRIERPRDLHPVAAALVEAGVSYGMPYLDDVNVAEPCGVGPINTDASAGVRTSTWTGHLRPVLDHERLTVVTGARATRLVIAGGRCTGVEYVRDGQPAAVSASREVVLAAGAIDSPKLLLLSGVGPAAQLRAVGVDPVLDLPGVGRNLQEHPILGGVCFAAREALPPPNNNLEGTTAFWRSDPALAVPDLQFVAVQIPYVSPEVAARFPVPENAFVIAPGLMTVASRGFLELTGPDGGLHVQPNMLAEQADVDALVTSVEIALDLAAQPAFAKLVERRAAPGDDTSRAALVDFVRQAAMPYFHPVGTCAMGVHDAAVVDPQLRVRGIDGLRVADASVMPTITSANTNAPTAMIAERAAALVAAG, encoded by the coding sequence ATGACCCCGTCCGACCCGGGTACCGCCGACTACGTCGTGGTGGGTGGGGGCACCGCGGGCTGCGTGCTCGCGCGGCGCCTGCTGGAGCGCACCGACGGCACCGTCCTGCTGCTGGAGGCGGGGGGTGACCCCGACGGCATCGGCTCCGTGACGACGCCGCACCGCTGGGTCGAGAACATCGGCGCCGCCCACGACTGGGGCTACACCTACGCCCCCACCGAGCACGTGGCCGGCCGGACGCTGTTCCTGTCGCGGGGGAAGGTGCTCGGGGGGTCGGGCAGCACGAACGCGCTGGTGTGGGTGCGCGGGCACCGCGCCGACTACGACGGGTGGGCCGCGGCCGGCGCCCAGGGGTGGGACCACGCGTCCGTGCTCCCCCACTTCCGCGACTGCGAGGACTGGGAGGACGGGGCGTCGGAGCAGCGCGGCGCGGGCGGGCCGGTGCGGATCGAGCGGCCCCGCGACCTGCACCCGGTGGCCGCGGCGCTCGTCGAGGCCGGGGTCTCCTACGGCATGCCCTACCTCGACGACGTCAACGTCGCCGAGCCGTGCGGCGTCGGCCCGATCAACACCGACGCCTCCGCGGGCGTCCGCACCAGCACCTGGACCGGGCACCTGCGCCCGGTGCTCGACCACGAGCGGCTCACCGTCGTCACCGGCGCGCGGGCGACCCGGCTGGTGATCGCCGGCGGGCGCTGCACGGGCGTCGAGTACGTCCGCGACGGGCAGCCCGCGGCGGTGTCGGCGAGCCGCGAGGTCGTGCTCGCGGCCGGCGCGATCGACAGCCCGAAGCTGCTGCTGCTCTCCGGCGTCGGCCCGGCGGCGCAGCTGCGCGCGGTCGGCGTCGACCCGGTCCTGGACCTGCCCGGCGTCGGGCGGAACCTGCAGGAGCACCCGATCCTGGGCGGGGTGTGCTTCGCCGCCCGCGAGGCGCTGCCGCCGCCGAACAACAACCTCGAGGGCACCACGGCGTTCTGGCGCAGCGACCCCGCCCTCGCCGTGCCGGACCTGCAGTTCGTCGCCGTGCAGATCCCCTACGTCTCGCCCGAGGTGGCCGCGCGGTTCCCGGTGCCGGAGAACGCGTTCGTCATCGCCCCGGGACTGATGACGGTGGCCAGCCGCGGCTTCCTGGAGCTCACCGGGCCCGACGGCGGGCTGCACGTCCAGCCGAACATGCTCGCCGAGCAGGCCGACGTGGACGCGCTGGTGACCAGCGTCGAGATCGCGCTGGACCTGGCCGCGCAGCCGGCGTTCGCGAAGCTCGTCGAGCGGCGCGCCGCGCCCGGTGACGACACGAGCCGGGCCGCGCTCGTCGACTTCGTGCGCCAGGCCGCGATGCCCTACTTCCACCCCGTCGGCACCTGCGCGATGGGCGTGCACGACGCGGCTGTCGTCGACCCGCAGCTGCGGGTGCGCGGCATCGACGGGCTGCGCGTCGCCGACGCGTCGGTCATGCCCACGATCACCTCGGCCAACACCAACGCCCCGACGGCGATGATCGCCGAGCGGGCCGCCGCGCTCGTCGCGGCCGGCTGA
- a CDS encoding phage holin family protein, giving the protein MTVDVERPAEPADLSTGELVTRLSAQVGELVRGELALAKAELSEKGKRAGVGAGMAGAGGLLAVYGVGALVAAAVAGLATVLSVWLAALVVAAVLFVVAGVLALAGRNRVRDAVPPVPEQAAAGIGRDVETVKAAVRR; this is encoded by the coding sequence ATGACTGTTGACGTCGAACGTCCGGCCGAGCCGGCCGACCTGTCCACCGGGGAGCTGGTGACCCGGCTGTCCGCGCAGGTGGGGGAGCTGGTGCGGGGCGAGCTGGCGCTCGCGAAGGCCGAGCTCTCGGAGAAGGGCAAGCGCGCCGGGGTCGGCGCGGGGATGGCCGGGGCCGGCGGCCTGCTCGCCGTCTACGGGGTGGGTGCGCTCGTCGCGGCCGCCGTCGCCGGGCTCGCCACCGTCCTGTCGGTGTGGCTCGCCGCGCTCGTCGTCGCCGCGGTGCTGTTCGTGGTGGCCGGGGTGCTGGCGCTGGCCGGGCGCAACCGCGTCCGCGACGCCGTGCCGCCGGTGCCGGAGCAGGCGGCGGCCGGCATCGGGCGCGACGTCGAGACCGTGAAGGCGGCGGTGCGGCGATGA
- a CDS encoding DUF3618 domain-containing protein, whose product MSDDARAELDALRADLGETVEELAGRADVPARVRARRDEATALARTQLARARATLDDRAPAVAATVREQPGIVAAAAVATVTAAVLVARRRSG is encoded by the coding sequence ATGAGCGACGACGCCCGCGCCGAGCTCGACGCCCTGCGCGCCGACCTCGGCGAGACCGTGGAGGAGCTCGCCGGTCGCGCCGACGTGCCCGCCCGCGTCCGCGCCCGCCGCGACGAGGCCACCGCGCTCGCCCGCACGCAGCTCGCGCGCGCCCGCGCCACCCTCGACGACCGCGCCCCGGCCGTCGCGGCCACCGTCCGCGAGCAGCCGGGCATCGTCGCCGCGGCGGCCGTCGCGACGGTCACCGCGGCCGTGCTCGTGGCCCGTCGCCGCTCCGGCTGA
- a CDS encoding STAS domain-containing protein yields the protein MRATVQLSVDVPDPAVRVLWVNGYLDVAGAARLVRVVESQLLLVTSGLRDTRFLLVDLSGVAGFDPAALDLLRCLSPASRAAGVELYLTGCSSRLLVLPLRVRQALARFSAYPTVESALRDLRPVAPEATTEVVLPAQPGPPAVEVGVPGLREISGLRPELFRTDPGEHRGRTPAPG from the coding sequence GTGCGCGCAACAGTGCAGCTGTCGGTGGACGTGCCGGATCCGGCCGTCCGGGTCCTGTGGGTCAACGGGTACCTGGACGTGGCGGGCGCGGCGCGGCTGGTGCGGGTCGTGGAGTCGCAGCTGCTCCTCGTCACCTCGGGCCTGCGCGACACGCGGTTCCTGCTGGTCGACCTGTCGGGGGTCGCCGGGTTCGACCCCGCGGCGCTGGACCTCCTGCGCTGCCTGTCCCCGGCGAGCCGCGCGGCGGGCGTCGAGCTGTACCTGACGGGCTGCTCGAGCCGGCTGCTCGTGCTGCCCCTGCGCGTCCGCCAGGCCCTCGCCCGGTTCTCCGCCTACCCCACCGTCGAGTCGGCGCTGCGGGACCTGCGGCCGGTCGCCCCCGAGGCGACGACGGAGGTCGTGCTGCCCGCGCAGCCGGGGCCACCCGCGGTCGAGGTGGGCGTGCCCGGCCTGCGGGAGATCAGCGGGCTGCGCCCCGAGCTCTTCCGCACCGACCCGGGCGAGCACCGCGGGCGGACGCCGGCGCCGGGCTGA
- a CDS encoding TIGR03557 family F420-dependent LLM class oxidoreductase, with translation MTSFGYFLSCEEYGPRELVAQARAAEQSGFDRLWISDHFHPWTDEQGQSPFVWSVIGALSETVSVPVTTAVTCPTMRIHPAVIAQAAATAAVQLEGRFVLGVGSGEALNEHILGDPWPSVGVRLAMLEEAVGLIRLLHEGEQISFHGEHYEVQDARIYTLPEQPVPIYVSGFGPQATELAGRIGDGFCTVAPDADLVRTFREAGGGDKPVQGGIKVCWAETEEAGRETAHRLWANDMLPGQLPQTLPRPQDFADAVTLVPREAVQMPCGPDPQPYVEAAQAFVDAGFDELYVQQVGGNHEKFFRFWTDEVLPALS, from the coding sequence ATGACGAGCTTCGGCTACTTCCTGTCCTGCGAGGAGTACGGCCCCCGCGAGCTGGTGGCGCAGGCCCGTGCCGCGGAGCAGTCGGGCTTCGACCGGCTGTGGATCTCCGACCACTTCCACCCGTGGACCGACGAGCAGGGCCAGAGCCCGTTCGTCTGGTCGGTCATCGGCGCGCTGTCGGAGACGGTCTCGGTGCCGGTCACGACCGCGGTCACCTGCCCGACGATGCGCATCCACCCCGCCGTGATCGCCCAGGCCGCGGCCACCGCCGCCGTGCAGCTGGAGGGCCGGTTCGTGCTCGGCGTCGGCAGCGGCGAGGCGCTCAACGAGCACATCCTGGGCGACCCGTGGCCCTCGGTCGGGGTGCGGCTCGCGATGCTGGAGGAGGCGGTCGGGCTGATCCGGCTGCTGCACGAGGGTGAGCAGATCAGCTTCCACGGCGAGCACTACGAGGTGCAGGACGCCCGCATCTACACGCTCCCCGAGCAGCCCGTGCCGATCTACGTGTCCGGGTTCGGCCCGCAGGCCACCGAGCTCGCCGGCCGCATCGGCGACGGCTTCTGCACCGTCGCGCCCGACGCCGACCTCGTGCGCACCTTCCGCGAGGCCGGCGGCGGCGACAAGCCCGTGCAGGGCGGCATCAAGGTCTGCTGGGCCGAGACCGAGGAGGCCGGGCGCGAGACCGCGCACCGCCTGTGGGCCAACGACATGCTGCCCGGCCAGCTCCCGCAGACGCTCCCGCGGCCGCAGGACTTCGCCGACGCCGTGACGCTCGTGCCGCGCGAGGCGGTGCAGATGCCGTGCGGGCCGGACCCGCAGCCCTACGTCGAGGCCGCGCAGGCGTTCGTCGACGCGGGGTTCGACGAGCTGTACGTCCAGCAGGTCGGCGGGAACCACGAGAAGTTCTTCCGGTTCTGGACCGACGAGGTGCTGCCGGCCCTGTCGTGA
- a CDS encoding ATP-binding protein — protein MAPPSDRGEPTAGRSRSTASHGALRMRLLAEWVTPSLARDRTAEWLRRHRWPQEQLDDLVFAVSEAVSNSVEHGYGISARDPARPGRGQVEVDGHVRGTPDGRRQAVVTVRDAGTWRRPARATGADRGRGLDLMASFMAHLQVDGTASGTTVVITSPPVPA, from the coding sequence ATGGCGCCTCCCAGTGATCGCGGTGAGCCGACCGCCGGCCGGTCGCGGTCGACGGCGTCGCACGGCGCCCTGCGGATGCGCCTGCTCGCCGAGTGGGTGACGCCGTCACTGGCGCGCGACCGCACCGCGGAGTGGCTGCGCCGGCACCGCTGGCCCCAGGAGCAGCTCGACGACCTCGTGTTCGCCGTGTCCGAGGCCGTCAGCAACAGCGTCGAGCACGGCTACGGGATCTCGGCCCGCGATCCCGCCCGGCCGGGCCGCGGGCAGGTCGAGGTCGACGGCCACGTCCGCGGCACGCCCGACGGCCGGCGGCAGGCCGTGGTGACCGTCCGCGACGCCGGCACCTGGCGGCGCCCGGCGCGGGCCACGGGCGCCGACCGGGGGCGGGGCCTGGACCTCATGGCGTCCTTCATGGCCCACCTGCAGGTCGACGGCACCGCCTCCGGCACCACGGTCGTGATCACGTCGCCGCCGGTGCCCGCCTGA